In Schlegelella aquatica, one DNA window encodes the following:
- the crcB gene encoding fluoride efflux transporter CrcB, whose protein sequence is MQSLTWGHAAAVALGAVGGAWARWLTGVWLNGAWPGFPLGTLLVNCVGGVLIGAALVWFSRHPDEFWRLLFVTGFLGALTTFSSFSVESLHLLQKQAWGLALAHTLAHVVGSLAGAALGFVAARQWLA, encoded by the coding sequence ATGCAGTCACTGACCTGGGGGCACGCGGCGGCGGTCGCCCTCGGCGCGGTGGGCGGCGCGTGGGCCCGCTGGTTGACCGGCGTCTGGCTCAACGGGGCGTGGCCCGGGTTTCCGCTGGGCACACTGCTGGTCAACTGCGTCGGCGGCGTACTGATCGGGGCCGCCCTCGTGTGGTTCAGCCGCCACCCCGACGAGTTCTGGCGGCTGCTGTTCGTCACGGGCTTCCTGGGCGCGCTCACCACCTTCTCGTCGTTCTCGGTCGAGTCGCTGCACCTGTTGCAAAAGCAGGCCTGGGGCTTGGCGCTCGCGCATACGCTGGCCCATGTGGTGGGCAGCCTGGCGGGGGCGGCCCTCGGCTTCGTCGCCGCGCGGCAGTGGCTGGCGTGA
- a CDS encoding MoaD/ThiS family protein, translated as MKVRVKYFASIREALGAGETVEMAPGATVGDLRDRLLAASPAHAQALARGRALRCALDQAMCDEKAALREDAEVAFFPPVTGG; from the coding sequence ATGAAGGTGCGGGTGAAGTACTTCGCGTCGATCCGCGAGGCGCTGGGAGCCGGTGAGACGGTGGAAATGGCGCCCGGCGCCACCGTAGGCGACCTGCGGGACCGGCTCCTGGCGGCCAGCCCCGCGCACGCCCAGGCCCTCGCGCGTGGGCGGGCACTGCGCTGCGCGCTGGACCAGGCGATGTGCGACGAGAAGGCCGCGCTGCGCGAGGATGCGGAGGTGGCGTTCTTCCCACCGGTGACGGGAGGCTGA
- the glp gene encoding gephyrin-like molybdotransferase Glp, whose amino-acid sequence MLSLEEALTRLLCSIRPLAETETLPVAEALCRVLAEDVVSPIDVPAHANSSMDGYAVRGADVDVPGKVLPVVQRIAAGQVGEPLRPGTAARIFTGAPLPEGADAVVMQEQCEPVEGGVRIQVVPQPRQWIREAGEDVRRGSVVLPRGMRLTPQALGLAATVGRAQLTVVRRPRVALFSTGDELVMPGQPLKPGAIYNSNRDTLKGLLAQFGCECSDLGIVPDRLAATREALRQAAEHHDLILTSGGVSVGEEDHVKPAVEAEGRLDLWQIAIKPGKPLAFGEVRAQERSAWFIGLPGNPVSSFITFLVAVRPVIRALQGAAVDPPAPVWLPAGFDWPRPDKRREFLRVRRGADGRLELFPNQSSGVLTSTVWADGVIDNAPGHAFRAGELVPYLSFAEWMQ is encoded by the coding sequence ATGTTGAGCCTCGAGGAGGCCTTGACGAGGCTGCTCTGTTCGATCCGGCCGCTGGCTGAGACCGAGACGCTGCCCGTGGCCGAGGCCCTTTGCCGTGTGCTGGCCGAGGATGTGGTGTCGCCGATCGACGTGCCGGCCCATGCGAACAGCTCCATGGACGGCTACGCCGTGCGAGGGGCCGATGTGGACGTGCCCGGCAAGGTGCTGCCCGTCGTGCAGCGCATTGCGGCCGGTCAGGTCGGCGAGCCCCTGCGCCCCGGCACGGCGGCGCGCATCTTCACGGGCGCGCCGCTGCCCGAAGGGGCGGATGCGGTCGTCATGCAGGAGCAGTGCGAGCCCGTCGAGGGCGGGGTGCGGATACAGGTGGTCCCGCAGCCGCGCCAGTGGATCCGTGAGGCCGGCGAGGACGTGCGGCGCGGCTCGGTGGTGCTGCCCCGCGGGATGAGGCTGACGCCGCAGGCGCTCGGGCTCGCAGCCACGGTGGGGCGTGCGCAACTGACGGTGGTGCGCCGCCCGCGCGTGGCGCTCTTTTCCACCGGCGACGAATTGGTGATGCCCGGCCAACCCCTGAAGCCCGGCGCGATCTACAACTCGAACCGGGACACGCTGAAGGGCCTGCTCGCCCAGTTCGGCTGCGAGTGCTCGGACCTGGGGATCGTGCCGGATCGCCTGGCGGCGACGCGAGAGGCGCTGCGTCAGGCCGCCGAGCACCACGACTTGATTCTCACCTCCGGTGGCGTCTCGGTCGGCGAGGAGGACCACGTCAAGCCCGCGGTGGAGGCCGAGGGTCGCCTGGACCTGTGGCAGATCGCCATCAAGCCGGGCAAGCCGCTCGCCTTCGGCGAAGTGCGCGCCCAAGAGCGGTCGGCGTGGTTCATCGGGTTGCCGGGCAACCCGGTGTCGAGCTTCATCACCTTCCTTGTCGCCGTGCGTCCCGTCATCCGGGCCCTGCAAGGGGCTGCGGTCGATCCGCCGGCGCCGGTGTGGTTGCCTGCCGGCTTCGACTGGCCCCGACCGGACAAGCGGCGTGAGTTCCTGCGGGTGCGGCGCGGTGCCGACGGGCGACTGGAGCTGTTTCCCAACCAGAGTTCGGGCGTGCTGACCTCCACCGTCTGGGCGGACGGCGTGATCGACAATGCGCCGGGTCATGCGTTCCGCGCGGGTGAGCTGGTGCCCTATCTCTCGTTTGCGGAGTGGATGCAATGA
- the mobB gene encoding molybdopterin-guanine dinucleotide biosynthesis protein B, producing the protein MKVVGFCGYSGSGKTTLVEQLIVQLRLAGQRVSVVKHAHHQFDIDYPGKDSWRHRQAGAFEVVVASDRRLAKIREYEVQMEPTVHQLIAELVECDWVLVEGFKHADICKIEVWRAQTGKPAQYLHDPFVTAIATDSPDRLPEPTLRPVLDLNDPDAVAQHLLDNQHRYEYRSPFPDVEPRGGLDEAALFDPAAG; encoded by the coding sequence ATGAAAGTCGTCGGTTTCTGCGGTTACTCGGGTTCGGGCAAGACCACGCTGGTCGAGCAGTTGATCGTCCAGTTGCGCTTGGCGGGGCAGCGGGTGTCGGTGGTGAAGCACGCCCACCACCAGTTCGACATCGACTACCCGGGCAAGGACTCGTGGCGCCATCGACAGGCGGGGGCGTTCGAGGTGGTGGTCGCCTCGGACCGGCGCCTGGCGAAGATCCGCGAGTATGAGGTGCAGATGGAACCGACGGTGCACCAGCTGATCGCCGAACTGGTGGAGTGCGACTGGGTGCTGGTCGAGGGGTTCAAGCATGCCGACATCTGCAAGATCGAGGTGTGGCGTGCGCAGACGGGCAAGCCCGCACAGTACCTGCACGATCCGTTCGTCACGGCCATCGCCACCGACAGCCCCGATCGGCTACCCGAGCCAACCCTGCGGCCGGTCCTCGATTTGAACGATCCCGACGCGGTGGCGCAGCATCTGCTGGACAATCAACACCGCTATGAGTACCGCTCCCCGTTCCCCGATGTTGAGCCTCGAGGAGGCCTTGACGAGGCTGCTCTGTTCGATCCGGCCGCTGGCTGA
- the thrC gene encoding threonine synthase, with amino-acid sequence MKYISTRGDRTERRFSEILLEGLAPDGGLYLPTHYPRVDAATLERWRTLGYAELAFEILSLYIDDIPAADLRQIVHRTYTPEVFGTEAIVPLKPLEPGVALEALSNGPTLAFKDMAMQLLGHLFEYELARRGEELNILGATSGDTGSAAEYAMRGKKGIRVFMLSPYGRMSPFQQAQMYSLQDANIHNLAVQGVFDDCQDIVKAVSNDIEFKRRHKIGTVNSINWARLVAQVVYYFAGYFQATKSNDEEVSFAVPSGNFGNICAGHVARMMGLPIRKLVLATNENDVLDEFFRTGTYRVRKGSETYETSSPSMDISKASNFERFVFDLLGRDAERTRRLFKEEVEQRGAFTLEPQEFARVKDYGFVSGRSTHADRLATIRATWERFGVMIDTHTADGLKVARVHVEPGVPMLVLETALPAKFAATIREALGREPERPRGLEGIEELPKRFTVMPPSAQAVKDYIAQNC; translated from the coding sequence TTGAAGTACATCAGCACCCGCGGCGACCGCACGGAACGCCGCTTCTCTGAGATCCTCCTGGAAGGACTGGCCCCCGATGGCGGGCTGTATCTGCCGACGCACTACCCGCGCGTCGACGCGGCCACGCTCGAGCGTTGGCGCACGCTCGGCTATGCGGAGTTGGCGTTCGAGATCCTCTCGCTCTACATCGACGACATCCCCGCGGCCGACTTGCGACAGATCGTGCATCGCACCTACACGCCGGAGGTGTTCGGGACCGAAGCCATCGTGCCGCTCAAGCCGCTGGAGCCCGGCGTGGCGCTGGAGGCGCTGTCCAACGGGCCGACGCTCGCCTTCAAGGACATGGCGATGCAGTTGCTCGGCCACCTCTTCGAGTACGAACTCGCGCGGCGAGGCGAGGAGCTGAACATCCTGGGGGCGACTTCGGGCGACACCGGCAGCGCGGCGGAATACGCCATGCGCGGCAAGAAGGGCATCCGCGTCTTCATGCTCTCGCCCTACGGGCGGATGAGCCCGTTCCAGCAGGCCCAGATGTACAGCCTCCAGGACGCCAACATCCACAACCTGGCGGTGCAGGGTGTCTTCGACGACTGCCAGGACATCGTCAAGGCCGTCTCCAACGACATCGAGTTCAAGCGCCGGCACAAGATCGGCACGGTCAACTCGATCAATTGGGCGCGGCTCGTGGCGCAGGTGGTGTACTACTTCGCCGGCTATTTCCAGGCCACCAAGAGCAACGACGAGGAAGTGAGCTTCGCGGTGCCGTCGGGCAACTTCGGCAACATCTGCGCCGGACACGTCGCGCGGATGATGGGCCTGCCGATCCGCAAGCTCGTGCTCGCGACGAACGAGAACGACGTGCTCGACGAGTTCTTCCGCACGGGCACCTACCGCGTGCGCAAGGGCTCGGAGACGTACGAGACGTCCAGCCCGTCGATGGACATCTCCAAGGCGTCGAACTTCGAACGGTTCGTCTTCGACCTGCTGGGACGCGACGCCGAGCGCACGCGCCGCCTCTTCAAAGAGGAGGTCGAGCAGCGCGGAGCCTTCACGCTGGAGCCGCAGGAGTTCGCGCGGGTGAAGGACTACGGCTTCGTCTCGGGCCGCAGCACCCACGCCGATCGCCTGGCCACCATTCGCGCCACGTGGGAGCGCTTCGGCGTGATGATCGACACCCACACGGCCGACGGGCTGAAGGTGGCTCGTGTGCACGTCGAGCCCGGCGTGCCGATGCTGGTGCTGGAGACGGCGCTGCCGGCGAAGTTCGCCGCCACGATCCGGGAGGCGCTGGGCCGCGAGCCCGAGCGCCCGCGCGGTCTGGAGGGGATCGAGGAATTGCCCAAGCGCTTCACGGTCATGCCGCCGTCGGCGCAGGCGGTCAAGGACTACATCGCGCAGAATTGCTGA
- a CDS encoding homoserine dehydrogenase, which produces MKPIRIGLLGAGVVASGVAQVLARNQAEIKRRAGRGIEIARVGVRNVDKARAALGAEIELTTDLDALVRMEDIDIVVELIGGTTRARELVLAAIDAGKHVVTANKALLAVHGTEIFAAACRKGVMVAFEAAVAGGIPIIKALREGLTANRIQWIAGIINGTTNFILSEMRSKGLDFDVVLKEAQRLGYAEADPTFDIEGIDAAHKVTIMSAIAFGIPMQFDKAYVEGITRLQATDITYAEQLGYRIKLLGITKRRAEGIELRVHPTLVPAKRLIANVEGAMNAVVVHGDAVGSTLYYGKGAGSEPTASAVVADLVDVTRLHTADPDHRVPHLAFQPDALDDAPILSMEEVVTSFYLRLRVADQTGVLARITGILAEHDISIDAVLQREAGDDENQTDLIILTHDTQEGRMNKAIAQMQSLPTVLQPIVRIRKEELNN; this is translated from the coding sequence GCCGCGCCGGTCGCGGCATCGAGATCGCGCGTGTCGGCGTGCGCAACGTAGACAAGGCGCGGGCCGCGCTGGGCGCCGAGATCGAGCTCACCACCGATCTCGATGCGCTCGTGCGCATGGAGGACATCGACATCGTGGTCGAGTTGATCGGAGGGACCACCCGGGCGCGCGAGCTCGTGCTGGCCGCGATCGACGCGGGCAAGCATGTGGTCACGGCCAACAAGGCGCTGCTTGCGGTGCATGGCACGGAGATCTTCGCCGCCGCGTGCCGCAAGGGCGTGATGGTGGCCTTCGAAGCCGCGGTGGCCGGCGGTATCCCGATCATCAAGGCGCTGCGAGAGGGCCTGACGGCCAACCGCATCCAGTGGATCGCGGGCATCATCAACGGCACGACGAACTTCATCCTCTCGGAGATGCGCTCCAAGGGACTGGACTTCGACGTGGTGCTCAAGGAAGCCCAGCGCCTGGGCTATGCCGAGGCCGACCCCACCTTCGACATCGAGGGCATCGATGCCGCGCACAAGGTCACGATCATGAGCGCGATCGCCTTCGGCATCCCGATGCAGTTCGACAAGGCGTATGTCGAAGGCATCACCCGCTTGCAGGCCACGGACATCACCTACGCGGAGCAGTTGGGTTACCGGATCAAGCTGCTGGGTATCACCAAGCGCAGGGCCGAGGGCATCGAGCTGCGGGTGCACCCCACGCTCGTGCCGGCCAAGCGGCTCATCGCCAACGTCGAGGGCGCGATGAACGCCGTCGTCGTGCACGGCGACGCGGTGGGCTCGACGCTCTACTACGGCAAGGGCGCGGGCTCGGAGCCCACGGCCTCGGCGGTGGTGGCCGACCTGGTGGACGTGACCCGCCTGCATACCGCGGACCCGGATCACCGCGTGCCGCATCTGGCCTTCCAGCCGGACGCGCTGGACGACGCGCCCATCCTGTCGATGGAGGAGGTGGTGACCTCGTTCTACCTGCGGTTGCGGGTGGCGGACCAGACGGGCGTGCTGGCGCGCATCACCGGCATTCTGGCCGAGCACGACATCTCCATCGACGCAGTGTTGCAGCGCGAGGCAGGCGACGACGAGAACCAGACGGATCTCATCATCCTCACGCACGACACGCAGGAAGGGCGCATGAACAAGGCCATCGCGCAGATGCAGTCGCTGCCGACCGTGCTGCAGCCCATCGTGCGCATCCGCAAGGAAGAATTGAACAACTGA